A single region of the Salmo salar chromosome ssa16, Ssal_v3.1, whole genome shotgun sequence genome encodes:
- the LOC106573764 gene encoding pyroglutamyl-peptidase 1-like protein, with protein MRSLSKDLKQMGLDVIYSRDAGRYLCDFVYYCSLHHGHVRAAFIHVPASGSMATPDRLVPLLQTVIQAMLKQLEALQTAKDHMTTVSKTPEDPTMATSGIVHTGDDP; from the exons ATGAGGTCCCTCTCCAAGGACCTGAAACAAATGGGTCTGGATGTCATCTACTCAAGGGACGCAGGAAG GTACCTGTGTGATTTTGTGTATTACTGCTCTCTGCACCATGGCCATGTGAGGGCAGCCTTCATCCATGTGCCAGCTTCAGGCAGCATGGCCACTCCTGACAGACTGGTGCCACTGCTGCAGACTGTCATTCAGGCCATGCTCAAACAGCTGGAGGCCCTACAAACAGCCAAAGACCACATGACAACTGTCTCCAAGACTCCCGAAGACCCAACCATGGCTACCTCAGGCATAGTACACACAGGAGATGATCCATGA